In Chitinophaga oryzae, the sequence CAATCCTTGGTCGGCGATTTTGCGGAGCGCCAATAAGGTGGCCTTTATATCTGCAAGCTCTTCGAGTGATGCGGTGTCCATGTTTACTGTTGGGTTGCTTCCTGAATGGTCTTACATGCGCGCTGATATTCAGCTACTGCATCGGAAAGAGCAAGCATTACCGGTGCCACATGAGTCACTTTTTGGAGCTTCCCCGAGAGGAACTTGTATACCTTATGCCGGGTGGTGCCGTACTTCTTTGCCACGGCCGTAATGTTTACATGCTTGTAGGCAGTTTTGAACTGGGTCATTTGTTCGGCCGTCGCCCATTCAGTATTTGTACGTTCCATATTTTGCGTATTTTCACGCATGTTACATATTGTTGCGTGTTGTAATTTTGCGTTTACAAAGCAATGTTATAACGATTTTTCGTTAAAAACAAGTTTTGAAACGGATATTCGTTAATATTTTATTTAATCATTTGTAAATGTATGAAGGTCAGAATAAAAAAATCAAGGCATATTTCGACAAAAACGATCTTTCGTTAACAGACGTAAAGAAGAAAACGGGCATCCCACACTCTACTCTCTCTTCGATAATTAATAATCCGAGCGGGAATCCGAGTCTTAAAACGTTGCAATCGTTACGAAAGCATTTTCCGGATCTGGACTCAAATAACGACAACCCGTTAACAGTTAATGAGCCCTCGGTATTATATGGAACGAAGGTCCAGTGGCGTGGCGTGCCTATTTATGATACAGAGGTTACTGGAGGTCTACTTTCTCTGATACGTGACGAGCAACCCAGCGAACCCATTTACTACTTGCCGATTCCTGGTTTTCGGGATTGTAAGTTCGGCGCCCGTGTAAGCGGGGACAGCATGTATCCGGAAATTCGTAATGGTGACTTTGTAATCTGTAAGGAGGTCAGCCTATTTGTGTATGGGGATATATACCTCGTGGTAACAGAAGATGGTCAAGAGACGGTCAAGCACGTACATCCGCACGAAAACCCGGACTACGTGACATTGGTCCCAAGCAACAAGGACGTGCCTGCAACGCCGATTGAGAAGGCCAAAATCAAAAAGTTTTATAAAGTAAAAGGAGTAATCAAAGGATATTAAAAAGCACTCTAATGAAAAGATTTTTGCTTTTAGTCTTATGTATCTCTGCATTTCAGGCCTACTCTCAAAATCGCAGTGATGAAGAGCCGCGGGGGCTATTTGATAAAAAAAAGAAAGTTGCTTTAAGTGCGAATGAGCCAACCCCTTCCAAGGGTGATCAGTTCATTATTTGCGACTATACGCTGCCCGCTGATAGTCTATTCAAAAAGATATCCGGTGATTTACTTGCATTTGGCTACTCCATTGACAAAAAGGATTCGGATCTCTTTTATCTAACCACCGGGGAAAAACCGGTAAAACACCTCGTCTATACGATGCGGGTCATTGTTAAAGGGCAACAGGTAAAACTAAATGCTCTTTACAAGTCTGCTGTGGGCTTTCAATTTGGTAACGTTAAAAC encodes:
- a CDS encoding S24 family peptidase, whose protein sequence is MYEGQNKKIKAYFDKNDLSLTDVKKKTGIPHSTLSSIINNPSGNPSLKTLQSLRKHFPDLDSNNDNPLTVNEPSVLYGTKVQWRGVPIYDTEVTGGLLSLIRDEQPSEPIYYLPIPGFRDCKFGARVSGDSMYPEIRNGDFVICKEVSLFVYGDIYLVVTEDGQETVKHVHPHENPDYVTLVPSNKDVPATPIEKAKIKKFYKVKGVIKGY